The Brasilonema sennae CENA114 genome includes a region encoding these proteins:
- a CDS encoding YnfA family protein → MKEVLKSLLYFIWAGLFEIGGGYLVWQWLKEGKPVWWGIAGAIGLALYGMLATLQPANFGRVYAAYGGVFIVMAMLWGWKVDGVTPDRYDILGVCLALLSVLIIMYTPRG, encoded by the coding sequence TTGAAAGAAGTACTCAAGTCCTTACTTTACTTCATCTGGGCTGGCTTGTTTGAGATTGGTGGCGGCTATCTCGTATGGCAATGGTTAAAAGAAGGAAAACCTGTCTGGTGGGGCATTGCAGGAGCTATTGGGTTAGCTTTATACGGTATGCTCGCGACTCTCCAGCCTGCGAACTTTGGTAGAGTATATGCTGCTTACGGCGGCGTGTTTATTGTAATGGCAATGCTTTGGGGTTGGAAGGTTGATGGAGTGACTCCAGACCGCTACGATATACTGGGAGTTTGTTTAGCATTACTGAGTGTACTGATTATCATGTATACACCCAGAGGATAG